From the genome of Camelus dromedarius isolate mCamDro1 chromosome 19, mCamDro1.pat, whole genome shotgun sequence, one region includes:
- the TMEM151B gene encoding transmembrane protein 151B isoform X2, whose product MSPPGSAEGESGGGGGGGGGGPGVPEEPTAAAAADEGPAREEQRPIQPSFTKSLCRESHWKCLLLSLLMYGCLGAVAWCHVTTVTRLTFSSAYQGNSLMYHDSPCSNGYVYIPLAFLLMLYAVYLVECWHCQARHELQHRVDVSSVRERVGRMQQATPCIWWKAISYHYVRRTRQVTRYRNGDAYTTTQVYHERVNTHVAEAEFDYARCGVRDVSKALVGLEGAPATRLRFTKCFSFASVEAENAYLCQRARFFAENEGLDDYMEAREGMHLKNVDFREFMVAFPDPARPPWYACSSAFWAAALLTLSWPLRVLAEYRTAYAHYHVEKLFGLEGPGSAGGSAGGGFSPSDELLPPLTHRLPRVNTVDSTELEWHIRSNQQLVPSYSEAVLMDLAGLGARCAGGAAGGYTPTCRYGGVGGPGAAGLAPYRRSCEHCQRAVSSSSIFSRSALSICASPRAGPGPGGGAGCGGSRFSLGRLYGSRRSCLWRSRSGSVNEASCPTEQTRLSSQASMGDDEDDEDDEEAGPPPPYHDALYFPVLIVHRQEGCLGHSHRPLHRHGSCVETSL is encoded by the exons ATGTCCCCCCCTGGCTCGGCCGAGGGAgagagcggcggcggcggcggcggaggcggtGGCGGCCCCGGGGTCCCAGAGGAGCCcacggcggcggcagcggcggacGAGGGCCCCGCCCGAGAGGAG CAGCGTCCCATCCAGCCCTCTTTCACCAAGTCCCTCTGCCGTGAGTCCCACTGGAAGTGCCTGCTGCTCTCGCTGCTCATGTACGGCTGCCTGGGGGCCGTGGCCTGGTGCCACGTCACCACAGTGACCCGCCTCACCTTCAGCAGCGCCTACCAGGGCAACAGCCTCATGTACCACGACAGCCCTTGCTCCAACGGTTATGTCTACATACCCCTGGCCTTCCTGCTCATGCTGTACGCCGTCTACCTGGTGGAGTGCTGGCATTGCCAAGCCCGCCATGAGCTGCAGCACCGTGTGGATGTAAGCAGTGTGCGGGAGCGCGTGGGCCGCATGCAGCAGGCCACGCCCTGTATCTGGTGGAAGGCCATCAGCTACCACTATGTCCGCCGCACCCGCCAGGTCACCCGATACCGCAACGGAGATGCCTACACCACCACCCAG GTCTACCATGAGCGCGTCAATACGCACGTGGCCGAGGCCGAGTTCGACTACGCGCGCTGCGGCGTCCGCGACGTGTCCAAGGCGCTGGTGGGGCTAGAGGGCGCGCCGGCCACGAGGCTGCGCTTCACCAAGTGCTTCAGCTTCGCCAGCGTGGAGGCCGAGAACGCGTACCTGTGCCAGCGCGCGCGCTTCTTCGCCGAGAACGAGGGCCTGGACGACTATATGGAGGCGCGCGAGGGCATGCACCTCAAGAACGTGGACTTCCGCGAGTTCATGGTGGCCTTCCCCGACCCGGCCAGGCCGCCCTGGTACGCCTGCTCGTCCGCCTTCTGGGCCGCGGCTCTGCTCACGCTGTCGTGGCCGCTGCGCGTGCTGGCCGAGTACCGCACGGCCTACGCGCACTACCACGTGGAGAAGCTCTTCGGCCTGGAGGGCCCGGGCTCGGCCGGCGGCAGCGCGGGCGGTGGCTTTAGCCCCAGCGACGAGCTACTGCCCCCGCTGACGCACCGCCTGCCGCGGGTCAACACGGTGGACAGCACGGAGCTCGAATGGCACATCCGCTCCAACCAGCAGTTGGTGCCCAGCTATTCCGAGGCGGTGCTCATGGACCTGGCTGGACTGGGCGCGCGCTGCGCCGGGGGCGCGGCGGGCGGCTACACGCCCACGTGCCGCTACGGCGGGGTGGGCGGCCCGGGCGCGGCGGGCCTGGCCCCGTACCGGCGCAGCTGCGAGCACTGCCAGCGCGCCGTCAGCAGCTCGTCTATTTTCTCGCGCAGCGCCCTGAGCATCTGTGCCAGCCCGCGGGCCGGCCCGGGGCCGGGCGGCGGGGCGGGCTGCGGGGGCAGCCGCTTCTCGCTCGGCCGCCTCTATGGCTCCCGGCGCAGCTGCCTGTGGCGCAGCCGGAGCGGGAGTGTTAACGAGGCGAGCTGCCCCACCGAGCAGACGCGGCTGTCGAGCCAGGCCAGCATGGGGGACGACGAGGACGACGAGGACGACGAGGAGGCCGGACCGCCGCCTCCCTACCACGACGCCCTCTACTTCCCGGTGCTCATCGTGCACCGGCAGGAGGGGTGTTTGGGCCACAGTCACCGGCCGCTGCACCGCCACGGCTCCTGCGTAGAGACCTCACTGTGA
- the TMEM151B gene encoding transmembrane protein 151B isoform X1 — protein MAHSGSLLCVSLVLGSHLGLTFSLHILSVSACHLWCRPLPLHPCIQLCAGSCHSVLLSTHPGPFPCPSEQQRPIQPSFTKSLCRESHWKCLLLSLLMYGCLGAVAWCHVTTVTRLTFSSAYQGNSLMYHDSPCSNGYVYIPLAFLLMLYAVYLVECWHCQARHELQHRVDVSSVRERVGRMQQATPCIWWKAISYHYVRRTRQVTRYRNGDAYTTTQVYHERVNTHVAEAEFDYARCGVRDVSKALVGLEGAPATRLRFTKCFSFASVEAENAYLCQRARFFAENEGLDDYMEAREGMHLKNVDFREFMVAFPDPARPPWYACSSAFWAAALLTLSWPLRVLAEYRTAYAHYHVEKLFGLEGPGSAGGSAGGGFSPSDELLPPLTHRLPRVNTVDSTELEWHIRSNQQLVPSYSEAVLMDLAGLGARCAGGAAGGYTPTCRYGGVGGPGAAGLAPYRRSCEHCQRAVSSSSIFSRSALSICASPRAGPGPGGGAGCGGSRFSLGRLYGSRRSCLWRSRSGSVNEASCPTEQTRLSSQASMGDDEDDEDDEEAGPPPPYHDALYFPVLIVHRQEGCLGHSHRPLHRHGSCVETSL, from the exons ATGGCTCACTCTGGGTCACTTCTGTGTGTATCTCTGGTTCTGGGATCCCATCTCGGTCTGACCTTTTCTCTGCACatcctgtctgtctctgcctgtcATCTCTGGTGCCGgcctctgcccctccacccctgcaTCCAACTCTGTGCTGGGTCCTGCCACTCTGTCTTACTCTCCACTCATCCCGGCCCCTTTCCCTGCCCATCTGAGCAGCAGCGTCCCATCCAGCCCTCTTTCACCAAGTCCCTCTGCCGTGAGTCCCACTGGAAGTGCCTGCTGCTCTCGCTGCTCATGTACGGCTGCCTGGGGGCCGTGGCCTGGTGCCACGTCACCACAGTGACCCGCCTCACCTTCAGCAGCGCCTACCAGGGCAACAGCCTCATGTACCACGACAGCCCTTGCTCCAACGGTTATGTCTACATACCCCTGGCCTTCCTGCTCATGCTGTACGCCGTCTACCTGGTGGAGTGCTGGCATTGCCAAGCCCGCCATGAGCTGCAGCACCGTGTGGATGTAAGCAGTGTGCGGGAGCGCGTGGGCCGCATGCAGCAGGCCACGCCCTGTATCTGGTGGAAGGCCATCAGCTACCACTATGTCCGCCGCACCCGCCAGGTCACCCGATACCGCAACGGAGATGCCTACACCACCACCCAG GTCTACCATGAGCGCGTCAATACGCACGTGGCCGAGGCCGAGTTCGACTACGCGCGCTGCGGCGTCCGCGACGTGTCCAAGGCGCTGGTGGGGCTAGAGGGCGCGCCGGCCACGAGGCTGCGCTTCACCAAGTGCTTCAGCTTCGCCAGCGTGGAGGCCGAGAACGCGTACCTGTGCCAGCGCGCGCGCTTCTTCGCCGAGAACGAGGGCCTGGACGACTATATGGAGGCGCGCGAGGGCATGCACCTCAAGAACGTGGACTTCCGCGAGTTCATGGTGGCCTTCCCCGACCCGGCCAGGCCGCCCTGGTACGCCTGCTCGTCCGCCTTCTGGGCCGCGGCTCTGCTCACGCTGTCGTGGCCGCTGCGCGTGCTGGCCGAGTACCGCACGGCCTACGCGCACTACCACGTGGAGAAGCTCTTCGGCCTGGAGGGCCCGGGCTCGGCCGGCGGCAGCGCGGGCGGTGGCTTTAGCCCCAGCGACGAGCTACTGCCCCCGCTGACGCACCGCCTGCCGCGGGTCAACACGGTGGACAGCACGGAGCTCGAATGGCACATCCGCTCCAACCAGCAGTTGGTGCCCAGCTATTCCGAGGCGGTGCTCATGGACCTGGCTGGACTGGGCGCGCGCTGCGCCGGGGGCGCGGCGGGCGGCTACACGCCCACGTGCCGCTACGGCGGGGTGGGCGGCCCGGGCGCGGCGGGCCTGGCCCCGTACCGGCGCAGCTGCGAGCACTGCCAGCGCGCCGTCAGCAGCTCGTCTATTTTCTCGCGCAGCGCCCTGAGCATCTGTGCCAGCCCGCGGGCCGGCCCGGGGCCGGGCGGCGGGGCGGGCTGCGGGGGCAGCCGCTTCTCGCTCGGCCGCCTCTATGGCTCCCGGCGCAGCTGCCTGTGGCGCAGCCGGAGCGGGAGTGTTAACGAGGCGAGCTGCCCCACCGAGCAGACGCGGCTGTCGAGCCAGGCCAGCATGGGGGACGACGAGGACGACGAGGACGACGAGGAGGCCGGACCGCCGCCTCCCTACCACGACGCCCTCTACTTCCCGGTGCTCATCGTGCACCGGCAGGAGGGGTGTTTGGGCCACAGTCACCGGCCGCTGCACCGCCACGGCTCCTGCGTAGAGACCTCACTGTGA